A stretch of Aedes aegypti strain LVP_AGWG chromosome 2, AaegL5.0 Primary Assembly, whole genome shotgun sequence DNA encodes these proteins:
- the LOC5570664 gene encoding 27 kDa hemolymph protein, whose amino-acid sequence MAIKSIAVLLLASLTIAAADDTNKIDVDSLRQHLPANLQNLSVPTLDEIENAVKDKCIKAGGTDESYEQAKQGAQDLFNCVQGLVDIDQFKKEVEEAKPTGDLDTVFNKYCRKRNTLLECMNTFSNAIDPCLEEDEKRHKGHGMDVFKNLLNFVCHKDGDQIALFIAEKGPECFLEQKDDLIKCINNTFSGYLKDVDTSSHVFPKLVIGPKQCEDFTRLQDCLVQELEQCEESTPANLVESLFRFVRKGSPCDPKNKQG is encoded by the exons ATGGCCATCAAAAGCATAGCTGTGTTGCTCCTGGCATCACTGA CAATCGCTGCGGCCGACGATACCAACAAGATTGACGTCGACAGCCTTCGGCAGCATCTGCCCGCAAATCTACAAAACTTGTCGGTGCCAACCCTGGATGAAATCGAAAATGCCGTCAAGGACAAGTGCATTAAGGCTGGCGGAACAGATGAATCCTATGAACAAGCCAAACAGGGCGCTCAGGACCTGTTCAACTGCGTCCAAGGTCTGGTCGATATCGATCAGTTCAAGAAAGAGGTAGAAGAAGCCAAACCCACCGGTGACTTGGACACGGTTTTCAACAAGTACTGCCGTAAGCGGAATACCCTGCTGGAGTGTATGAACACCTTTTCGAATGCCATCGATCCGTGTCTGGAGGAGGACGAGAAGCGCCACAAGGGACACGGAATGGACGTGTTCAAAAATTTGTTGAACTTTGTGTGCCATAAGGACGGTGATCAGATCGCCC TGTTCATTGCCGAGAAGGGACCCGAATGTTTCCTGGAGCAGAAAGATGATCTGATCAAGTGCATAAACAACACATTCTCCGGATACCTGAAGGACGTGGATACCTCCAGCCACGTTTTCCCCAAACTGGTCATCGGACCAAAGCAATGCGA agatttcacccgCCTGCAAGACTGCTTAGTGCAAGAGTTGGAACAATGTGAAGAGTCCACTCCCGCCAATTTGGTGGAATCGCTGTTCCGATTTGTCCGAAAGGGTTCGCCATGCGATCCAAAG AACAAACAAGGATAG